A segment of the Sphingomonas cannabina genome:
GCTCGATGATCGTGTGGAAGTTCTCGCTGTTCTGCAGCGCGCGGCCACCCGAGACGATCACCTTCGCGCTGGTCAGCTCCGGACGCTCCGACTTGGCGAGCTCGGCGCCGACGAAGCTGGAGACGCCCTTGTCGCCCGTACCCGAGATCTTCTCGATGCCTGCCGAGCCGCCGTCGGCCGCCGCCTTCTCGAAGGTGGTGGTGCGCACGGTCAGTACCTTCTTCGCGTCCTTCGACTGTACCGTAGCGATCGCGTTGCCGGCGTAGATCGGGCGGGTGAAGGTGTCTGCGCTCTCGACCGAGAGGATGTCGGAGACCTGCATCACGTCGAGCAGCGCGGCGACGCGCGGCGCGATGTTCTTGCCCGTGGTGGTTGCGGGCGCGACGAAGGCGTCGTGGCTCGCCATCAGATCGGCGACCAGCGGCGCGACATTCTCGGCGAGGCCATGCGCATAGGCGGCGTCATCGGCGACCAGCACTTTGCCGACACCGGCGATCTTCGCGGCCGCCTGTGCGACGCCGTCGACGCCCTGGCCCGCGACCAGCAGGTCGACGTCGCCCAGCTTCGCCGCCGCGGTCACCGCCGCCAGCGTCGCGTCCTTGACGGTGGCCCCGTCATGCTCGACCCAGACCAGCACGCTCATTTCGCCACTCCCAGAGCCTTGAGCTTCGTCACCAGTTCGTCGACGTCGGCGACCTTGACGCCCGCCGTGCGCTTCGCCGGCTCGACCACCTTGAGCGTGGTCAGGCGCGGGCTCACGTCGACGCCATAGTCGGCGGGCGACTTGGTCGCGAGCGGCTTGGACTTGGCCTTCATGATGTTGGGGAGCGACGCATAGCGCGGCTCGTTGAGGCGCAGGTCCGTGGTGACGATCGCCGGCAGCTTGAGCTCGACCGTCTCGAGGCCGCCGTCGACCTCGCGGGTGACCTTCACGGTCTCGCCCGCGACCTCGACCTTGGAGGCGAAGGTGCCCTGGCCCCAGCCGGTCAGCGCGCCGAGCATCTGGCCGGTCTGGTTGTTGTCGTCGTCGATCGCCTGCTTGCCGAGGATGATCAGGCCCGGCTGCTCCTCGTCGGCGATCGCCTTCAGGATCTTGGCGACGCCCAGCGGCTCGACCTTCTCTTCGGTCTGCACCAGGATCGCGCGATCGGCGCCCATCGCCAGCGCGGTGCGCAGCGTCTCCTGCGCCTTCGCCTCGCCGATCGAGACCGCGACGATCTCGGTCGCCACGCCCTTTTCCTTGAGGCGGATGGCCTCCTCGACGGCGATCTCGTCGAAGGGGTTCATGCTCATCTTGACGTTGGCGAGGTCGACCCCCGTCCCGTCCGCCTTCACGCGGGGCTTCACGTTGTAGTCAAGCACGCGCTTGACCGGCACTAGGACCTTCATTCTGCTCTCCCATGGTTTCGTCTCTTCCTGGGGAGGAAAGAGCCGAACCTGTCCTCCGTCATCCCGGCGAAAGCCGGGATCCAGGAGTCACGAGCGACAAAGCAGAGACACCCTGGACCCCGGCCCCCGCCGGGGTGACGCTATTCTTATGCCGCCTGCTTCACCTCGGCGACGATCTTCTTGGCGGCGTCGCCCAGGTCGTTGGCCGGGACGATCGCGAGGCCCGAATTGGCGAGGATGGCCTTGCCTTCCTCGACGTTGGTGCCCTCGAGGCGCACGACCAGCGGCACCGACAGGTTCACCTCCTTGGCCGCCGCGACGATACCCTCGGCGATGATGTCGCAGCGCATGATGCCGCCGAAGATGTTGACGAGGATGCCCTTCACCGCCGGATCGCTGAGGATGATCTTGAACGCCGCGGTCACCTTCTCCTTCGACGCGCCGCCGCCGACGTCGAGGAAGTTGGCCGGGAACATGCCGTTGAGCTTGATGATGTCCATCGTCGCCATGGCGAGCCCGGCGCCGTTGACCATGCAGCCGATGTCGCCGTCGAGCTTGATGTAGGCGAGGTCGTACTTCGACGCCTCGAGCTCCATCGGATCCTCCTCGGTCTCGTCGCGCAGCTCCATCAGGTCCTTGTGACGGAACGACGCGTTCGAATCGAAGCCGACCTTGGCGTCGAGCACCATCAGCTTGCCGTCGTCGGTGACCGCGAGCGGGTTGATCTCGATCTGCGAGGCGTCGGTGCCGAGGAACGCCTGATAGACCTTGCCGGCCAGGCTCTGCGCCTGCTTGGCGAGGTCGCCGGTCAGGCCGAGCGCCTTGGCGACCGCACGGCCGTGGTGGGGCATGAAGCCGGTCGCGGGATCGACGTCGAAGGTGTGGATCTTCTCCGGCGTGTCATGCGCGACGGTCTCGATGTCCATGCCGCCCTCGGTCGAGACGACGAAGGCGACCCGGCCGGTGGCGCGGTCGACGAGCAGCGCCAGGTAGAATTCCTTGGCGATGTCGACGCCGTCGGTCACGTAGAGGCGGTTGACCTGCTTGCCGTGCTCGCCGGTCTGGATGGTGACGAGGGTGTTGCCGAGCATCTCCGTCGCCGCGGTGCGGACCTCGTCCTCGGTCTTGGCGAGGCGGACGCCGCCCTTGGCCTCGGGCGGCAGCTCCTTGAACTTGCCCTTGCCGCGGCCGCCGGCGTGGATCTGCGCCTTCACCACGTAGAGCGGCCCCGGCAGCTTCTTGGAGGCCGCGACCGCCTCCTCGACGCTCATCGCCGCATAGCCGGCGGGCACGGGCACGCCGAACTTCGCGAGCAGTTCCTTGGCCTGATATTCGTGGATGTTCACGGGACGCCTCTTTTAGAAGATCGGGAATCTCGATGGCCTTAAGCACAGCGCGGCGGGCGAATCCACCCTGCCCCTCCTGCGGGCGGGCGAAAGAGGCGCTATACCGGTACCGTGAACCTGCTGGCGGCGCGCACATGCCGGAGGAGGAGTGCAATGAAGGCTCTCGACTGGCTCGGACGAGTCGCGCTGCTGGTGCTGAGCGTGCTGGCGACATTGTCGCTGGTCGGATCATTGGCTTCGGTCTCCGGCGGCAGGCTCGGCGACGCCGTGCCGGGGCGAGTCGGCGCGCCGATGCCCGTTGTGGAGGAGGCATCCAGACCTGCTCCGCTCGAAACCGGAGGGGCGTCCGGCGTGCCGGACCTCGTCGACGGCACCGCACCCACCGGCACCGTCGCGGCGGAACGACCGCGCGCGGAGGATGAGATCGCGCGGTGGCTGAAGGCGCTGACCTATGCCGTGCTCGCGCTGGCCGGCTTCGCGGCGGCCGGGCTCCTGGCGCTGCTGCGGATCACCGCGCACCTCGCGCGGATTGCGGATCGATAGGGCTCGTCAGAGCGTCCCGCCCTACCGCCGATCTTCCTCCAGCGCCGCCGCGAGATCGGCACGGATCGCCCGCGCCGCGTCGCGCGTGCTGCGCGCGCCCTTGGCCGGCGACTCGCTCGCGAGCAGCTTCTGGACGCCGCGGATCGTATATCCCTCATGGTCGAGCAGATGCTGGATGCGGCGGACCAGCGTCACGTCCTCGGGCCGATAATAGCGCCGGCGGCCGGCGCGCTGCAGCGGCTTCAATTGCGGAAAGCGCGTTTCCCAGTAGCGCAGGATATGCTGCGCGATCCCCGTCTCGCGCGACAGCTCGCCGATGGTTCGGAAGGCTCCGGCCGCCTTGTCCGGCGCGGCCATGGCCTGGGTCAGCCGGCCTCGACGATGCGGTCGCGCATCATCTGGCTGGCGCGGAAGGTGAGCACGCGGCGCGGGGCGATCGGCACCTCGACGCCGGTCTTGGGATTGCGGCCGATCCGCTCGCCCTTGTCGCGAAGGATGAAGCTGCCGAAGCCGGAGATCTTGACGTTCTCGCCCCGCGACAGCGCCTCGCACATATGGCCGAGGATCTGTTCGACCAGCTTGGACGAATCGGCCCGCGACAGCCCCACCTCATGGTGCAGCGCTTCGGCAAGATCGGCCCGAGTCAGCGTTCCGGACATGTCCATGCGGCGTAATTCCCCTGCCAAGCCAAGCAGCAACGTCGAGACGCTATCATAGCGCGACGAGTCGCGCAAAGCCGAGGGCCGTTACGCCCTCGTCACGAGTCCCGAAGTCGGACAGCCTTGTTCGTTTCAGCGAGCTGAAACGAGTGCGGCACCTGGCCACCCATAAGATACTGCCGTTGGGTGGCCGGGTGGGGGAGCGGGCCGGTGCCGCTCAACATCAATAACGCACGACCGCCGCGCCCCAGGTGAATCCGCCGCCCATCGCCTCGAGCACGAGGAGGTCGCCGCGCTTGATCCGGCCGTCGCGGACCGCCGTGTCGAGCGCGAGCGGCACCGAGGCGGCGGAGGTGTTGGCGTGCTCGTCGACCGTCACCACCACCTTCTCGGGCGCGAGGCCGAGCTTGCGCGCGGTCGCGTCGAGGATGCGGGCATTGGCCTGATGCGGGACGACCCAGTCGACGTCGGCGCTCGTCAGCCCCGCTGCCGAGAGCGATTCGTTCATCACCGCGGCGAGGTTGACCACCGCGTGGCGGAACACCTCGCGGCCCTTCATGCGGAGCTTGCCGACCGTGCCGGTGGTCGAGGGGCCGCCGTCGACGTAGAGCAGCTCGTTGTGGCGCCCGTCAGCGTGGAGCCGGGTCGCGAGCACGCCACGCTCCGAGCCCTCCTCCGCCGCCAGCACGATCGCGCCGGCGCCGTCGCCGAACAGCACGCAGGTCGCGCGATCCTCCCAGTCGAGGATGCGGCTGAAGGTCTCCGCACCGATCACCAGCGCCCTGGAATGCGCGCCGGCACGGATCATCGAATCGGCGACCTGGAGCGCGTAGAGGAAGCCCGAGCACACCGCGGCGACGTCGAACGCGACGCAATCGTCGATGCCGAGCGCGGCCTGCACCTTGGTCGCCGAGGCGGGGAAGGTCTGGTCAGGGGTGGCGGTCGCCAGCACGATGAGGTCGATGTCCTGCGCCGCTATGCCCGCCGCGGCGAGCGCTGCCTTGGCCGCGTCGGTGGCGAGGGTCGCGGTGGTCTCGTTCGGTCCGGCGATATGGCGGAAGCGGATGCCGGTGCGCTCGACGATCCATTCGTCGGAGGTGTCGACCTGCTGCGCGAGTTCGTCGTTCGACACGCGCCGCGGCGGCAGCGCCGATCCGGTACCGAGAATCACCGAACGCCGTTGGGTCACGCTGGCATTGCTCACGCTGCTTGGGCCTCGAAGTTGCCGAGATCCTCGGTGATGCGGCGGGTGAGGTCGTCGCGCACCATCTTGGCGGCGACCTCGATCGCATGGGCGACGCCGACCTCGTTGGCGCTGCCGTGGCTCTTCACCACCAGCCCGTTGAGGCCGAGGAAGACCGCGCCGTTGTGGTTGTTGGGATCGAGATGGTTGCGCAGGAGCTCGGTCGCCGGGCGCGAGATCAGGAAGCCGATCTTCGAGCGCGTCGAGCTCTGGAACGCACGGCGGAGCAGGTCGGCGACGAAGCGGGCGGTGCCCTCGGCGGTCTTGAGCGCGATGTTGCCTGAGAAGCCGTCGCACACGATCACGTCGACATTGCCGCGCGACAGCGAATTGCCCTCGATGAACCCCTCGAAGCGCAACGGCAGATGGTCGGCCGCGCGCAGCTGGGCGGCGGCGTCGCGGATGATGTCGGTGCCCTTCAGGTCCTCGGTGCCGATGTTGAGCAGCGCGACGCGCGGGCTTTCGAGGTCGAGGATGGTGCGCGCATAGGCGGCGCCCATCACCGCGAACTGAACGAGGTTGCGCGCGTCGCACTCGGTGTTGGCGCCGAGGTCGAGCATTACCGTGTCGGTCGCGCCGAGGCTCGGCAGCTGCGCGGCGAGGGCGGGGCGGTCGATGCCCGGCATGGTGCGCAGCGACAGCTTGGCCATCGCCATCAGCGCGCCGGTGTTGCCGGAGGAGACGGCGGCGGCGGCGCGGCCCTGCTTCACCAGGTCGATCGCGACGCCCATCGATGTGGTCTTGGCACGGCGCAGCGCCGCGCTCGGCTTGGCGTCGGACGCGACCAGCTCGGGCGCGTGGACGATCTCCGACGCGGCGGTGAGGTTGGGGTGGGTCTTCAGCCCCTCGCGAATCGCCGGCTCGTCACCGACGAGGAGGAAGCGCATCCCGTCGAACTTGCGTCGCGCACGCGCGACGCCGGCGAGCATGACCGCCAGCCCCTCGTCGCCGCCCATCGCATCGACGGCGATCCGCGAACCGGGGGGCATTTCGGTCAAGCTCTGCTCAATCGCTTTGAGGCTCAGCCCTCGACCGACACGATCTCACGGCCGTTGTAGTGGCCGCAAGCGGGGCAGAGATTGTGCGGACGCTTCAGCTCGCCGCAGTTCGGGCATTCCTGGAACGATTCGACGGCAAGGGCGTCGTGCGCGCGGCGCATGCCACGCCGCGAGGGCGAAGTCTTTCTCTTGGGGACGGCCATTTCGGCACCTTCTCAAAACGAATTCGAACGGTTCGGGGCCGCGATACGACCCGGGCGCGGGAAGGGCAAGCGGAGCCGACGGCCGGCCGCTCGTCCAGGCCGGCATGTCCGGGCGGGTCGCGAAGCGAAGGCGCGCCTATAGCGATTTTCGCCGCAGTTGCAACCCGAGAGGCGGCGTGCGACGCTTTGGTGTCGCGGCACCGGCCCGCTCCCCCACCCGGCCACCCATAAGATACTGCCGTTGGGTGGCCGGGTGGGGGAGCGGGCCGGTGCCGCCCTGTTTCAGCTCTGCTGAAACAGATTAGGGGAATCTCTATGCACGTCATCCTGCCCGTCGCGCTCGCAACCGCCGCCGCTGCGGCATTGATCAACCTGTGGATCGGCGTGCGAGTCGGGCGGCTGCGGATGGCGGAGAAGGTGATGGTCGGCGACGGCGGCAATGAACGGCTGCTCGCGGGCATGCGCGCTCATGCCAATTTCGTCGAGTATGCGCCGTTCGTACTGATCCTGCTCGCGCTGGTCGAGCTGGCCGCCGGCACCTCGGCCTGGCTGTGGGCGGCGAGCATCGTCTTCATCGCCGGCCGGCTGCTGCATGTGTTCGGGATGGAGGGCTGGCGGCCGGGCCGGATGATCGGAATCGGTGCGACCTGGGCGGTGCTGCTGGGGCTCGCCGTCTATGCCGCCGTGCTGCCGTTCCGCAGCGCGCCGCCGGTGGACGCGACGCCGGTCGAAGTGGTGCCGTCGGCTTGACCTATCCGTCACCCCGGCCTTGTGCCGGGGTCCACCGGGCAGCACGTCCACCGCTCAAGCTCCTTGCTGCTGTACTTGCGGTGCAGTGGACCCCGGCACAGGGCCGGGGTGACGAGCGAGTAGGGGGGCTAGGCCAGCACCGCATCCCCGACGAACGGATTGCTCGCGCGCTCGCGGCCGATGGTGCTCGGCTGGCCGTGACCCGGGAGGAACACCGTGTCGTCTCCCATCGGCCATAGCTTGGTGACGATCGAGTCGATCAGCGCCTGATGATCGCTCATCGGGAAATCCGTCCGCCCGATCGAGCCCTGGAACAGTACGTCGCCGACGATCGCCAGCTTCGACGGCGGATGGTGGAAGACGACGTGGCCCGGCGTGTGGCCCGGCGTGAACCAGGTGTCGAGCGTGAGCTCGCCCACCGTCACCGTGTCGCCGTCGACCAGCCAGCGGTCGGGCTCGAACGGCGCGGTGGGCAGGCCCCATTGCCTGCCGTCGTCGGCGAGCCGGGCGATCCAGAAGCGATCGGCCTCGTGCGGCCCCTCGATCGGTACGCCGAGCTCCTCCGCCAGCGGGCCGGCCATGCCGCAATGATCGAGGTGGCCGTGGGTGACCAGTATCTTCTCGACCGTCACGCCCGCCTGCTCGATCGCCGAGCGGATGCGCGGCAGGTCGCCGCCAGGATCGACCACCGCGGCGCGCTTCGTGGCCGTGCACCAGAACAAGGTGCAGTTCTGCTGGAGCGGCGTGACCGGGATGATGGTGGCGCGGAGCGGCGGTTCGCTCATTTCGGCATGTCTCCGAGCAGGGTCTGCCGCCAGAACATCAGGCCGGCGAGATAGGCGAAGTCGCGGTTCGCCTTCTTGGCATAGCCATGGCCCTCGTCCGCCGCCAGCAGGTGCCACACCTGCCCGCCGTTCGCGCGCACCGCCTTGACGATCTGCTCGGCCTCCGAAGCCGGCACGCGCGGGTCGTTGGCCCCCGTCACCACCATCAGCGGGATCCGGAGCTCGTTCACGCGGGTGAGCGGGGAGATCTCGACCAGCTTCGCGCGCTGCTTCGGGTCACGCTCGTCGCCATATTCGACGCGGCGCAGGTCGCGACGGTATGACTGGGTGTTCTCGAGGAAGGTCACGAAGTTGGAAATGGCGACGACGCAGTTCGCGCCCTTGAGCCGCGCGCCGTAGCGGATCGCGGTCGCATAGCACATATAGCCGCCGTAGCTGCCGCCGGTGACGGCGATGCGGCCCGCATCGATCGCGGGGTCGGCGGCAAGGCGGTCGAGGAAGGCGCCGATGTCCTTCACCGAATCCTCGCGCTTGAACGGGCCGTTGTCGAGGCCGACGAAGCGCTTGCCGAAGCCGGTCGAGCCGCGCACGTTGGGATAGAAGACGGCGATGCCGAGCTCGTTGATGAGATAGTTGGTGGTGCCGTAATAGTCCGGCCGCTCCTGCCCCTCGGGCCCGCCGTGGATGTTGACGATCAGCGGGCGCTTGCCAGGGAACCTGGCGGGATCGGGCCGGAGCAGGAAGCCGGAGACCTCCTCGCCGTCGAAGCTCCTGATCTTGACGAGCTCGGCGTCGGCATTGGCCTTGGGATCGAGGCCGCCGGTCTCGCTCTCGGTCCATTGAACGACTGCCAGCGTCCTGGGATCGACCACGAAGGCGTCGCCCGGCACCTTGGGCCCGCTCAGCGTCAGCGCGACCGCGCCCCATGGGGCGATCTCCAGCCCGCTGGCGACGCCGGTGGGCAGCTTTACCTCGCGCGCCTGGCCGGTCTTGGGATCGAGCAGCTTCAGCCTGCTGAACCCGTCCTCGTTCACGAGATAGGCGATGAAGCTGCCGTCCTCGGCAATCGCGAATTCCTCGACGTCCCATCTGGGTTCGGGCGCGACGGCGGCGAACTTGCCGCCCTTCAGCGTGCCGAGGCGCTGGAAATCCGATCCCTCGTCGCTCAGCACCCAGAGCGTGCCGTCGGGGGCGTAGTGCGCACCGCTGTAGGCGACCTTGGCCTGGAGGTCGGTGAGCGGCGTCAGCTTGCCGCCGGCGAGGTCGAGCTCGTAGAGGTCGCTCTTCTCGACCGAGATGTAGTTGGCGACGACGGCACGCCGCCCGTCGGGTGCGAAATCGAGGATCGACCAGCCGCCGCCCTTCACCTGCGCAACGAGGCGATCGCTCTGGGGATCGCGCGGATCGACGACATAGAGGTCGCTGTCGGCGCCGTTGCGGCGGGTCGAGGAATAGCCGACCCATTTGCCGTCCTTGCTGAACGCGCCGAATTCGTTGCGGCTCTTGCCGTCGGTGATCAGGCCGAGGCGCCCGTCCTTCAGCGTGTAGAGCTGGAAGAACTCGTTGCCGCCGACGTCCTTCTGCACCACCAGTACGTCGCCGGCCTTGGAATAGTGCGCGCCGGCGATGCGGTCGGCCTCGAAGCTGATCTGGCGGCGCATCGCCAGCGGGGCGGCGACGCTGTGGAGCTGGGCGGTGTTGGCGAAGCGGGTCGAGATCAGCAGCGATTTGTCGATCGGGTTCCAGTCGACCACCGCCGCCGAACGGGCCTCGAGATAGGGCCGCGTCGCATCGGTCAGGCTCTCCGGAATCGGCGGCACGCCGTCGGCGGTGAGCGCGGCGGGCGGCGTCACCTGAGCGGCGGCCGGGGTGGCGGCGAGCAAGGCGATGGCGAACGTCAGGCGCATGGTGGTTCTTCCCCCTGTGATCGCCCAAAGGGTTAAGGCCAGTCCCCATGATCGGCAACGGCTTGCGGTGACGCGCGCGGAGGGGCATGTCCTCAGCAACATCATGACCGCGCTGCCCGATATTGTCGCCACCATGTCCTTCGATCCGCTTGGCGGGATCGCCGACCTCGAACGTCATCTCGACGGGATGAAGGAGCAGGCCGAGGCGCTCCACTATCCGTTCAACCGCCACATGGTCCGGAACGAATTGCAGGCGGCGACCTTCCGCATCCGCTATCCGCGCCGGGTGCGGCTGCTGCTGGGGCCCTCGGGCGCGCTGGCGATCGAGATTTCGCCGCTCGCGGTTGCGAAGGAGCGCGAGACGCGCCTATAGGCGCGCGCGCTTCCCTTCCAGCCCTAAGGTGATCCCCATGAAGCCCTCCGCCGCGCTCGGCCGCATCCAGCCCTCCGCCACGCTGGCGATGACCAGCCGCGTGTTCGAGCTGAAGCGCCAGGGCGTCGACGTGATCGGCCTCGGCGCGGGCGAGCCCGACTTCGACACGCCCGAGCATGTCAAGGAAGCGGGCATCCGGGCGATCCGCGACGGCAAGACCAAATACACCAACGTCGACGGCACGCCCGAGCTCAAGCAGGCGATCGTCGACAAGTTCGCGCGTGACAACAACCTGACCTACGGTACCGACCAGGTGACGGTGAACGTCGGCGGCAAGCACACGCTGTTCAACGCGATCGTCGCGACGGTCGATCCCGGCGACGAGGTGATCGTGCCGGCGCCCTATTGGGTGAGCTATCCCGACGTCGTCCAGTTCGCCGGCGGCACGCCGGTGTTCGTCGAGGCGGGGGTCAAGCAGGGCTACAAGCTGCGCCCCGAGCAGCTCGAGGCGGCGATCACGCCGCGGACCAAGTGGGTGATCCTCAACTCGCCGTCGAACCCGACCGGTGCCGCCTACAGCGAAGCGGAGCTGAAGGCGCTGGGCGAGGTGCTCGCGCGCCATCCGCACGTCTGGGTGTTCGCCGACGACATGTACGAGCACATCGTCTACGACGGCTTCACCTTCCGCACCATCGCCGAGGTCTGTCCGGAGCTCTACGAGCGCACGCTGACGGTGAACGGCTGCTCCAAGGCCTATGCGATGACCGGCTGGCGGATCGGCTTTGCCGGCGGCGCGGCCTGGCTGATCAAGGCGATGGCCAAGCTCCAGTCGCAGTCGACCAGCAATCCCTGCTCGATCGCGCAGGCGGCGGCGGTGGCGGCGCTGACCGGGCCGCAGGATTTCCTCAAGGAGCGCGCGGCCGCCTTCCAGTCGCGGCGGGACCTGGTCGTCTCGATGCTGAACCAGGCGACCGGCATCCATTGCCCGCGGCCTGAGGGCGCCTTCTACGTCTATCCCGACGTCTCCGGCCTGATCGGCAAGACCACGCCGGGCGGCAAGGCCATCGCCAGCGACGAAGACCTCATCGGCTATTTCCTCGACGATGCGCGGGTGGCGGCGGTGCATGGCGCCGCCTTCGGCCTCTCGCCGGCGATGCGGATCAGCTATGCGACCTCGGAGAGTGCGCTGCGCGAGGCGTGCGAGCGCATCCAGACCGCGGCGGCGGCGCTTCGCTGAAACCGCGATGAACAGGGCGGCCAGCGCCGGTTAAGCGCGCGGCGGCCACATTCGCCCATATTTCGACGCTTTTTCGCCCGCCCGCCTCTTCGGGTCAGCCGGCGTTCAGGCGTGGCAGTCAATGGAGCCTCCTATGCGTACCCGTCTGAAGCCCCATTTCCTCCGCTATTTCGTCGGCGGGTTCGCGATCGGGGCGATCTGCGTGATCGGCAGCCAGGTCGCGCATGCCGAGGCGCAGCCGGCGTCCTCCGTACCTTTCGTCCAGACGGCGTACTGACCATGCGCTGGCCGCTCCTCGCCGGAACGATCGCGGCGGGAGTGGCGGCTATGGCGATGCCGGGACACGCCGAGCGCGCGGTGCCGATCCCGCCGCCGGCCCGCGATGTCGTCGCCAGGCCGGGGCTGCAGAATGCGGTGCTGGCCGGCGGCTGCTTCTGGGGCATGGAAGCGGTGTTCGAGCATGTGAAAGGCGTACGCGCGGTCGTCAGTGGCTACGCCGGCGGCTCGCGCGGTTCCGCCAGCTACGATCAGGTCTCGACCGAGCGCACCGGCCATGCCGAGGCGGTGAGGATCGTCTATGATCCCAAGCAGGTGAGCTACGGTACGCTGCTGCGCATCTATTTCTCGGTCGCGCACGATCCGACGCAGGTGAACGGGCAGGTTCCCGATCAGGGCCCCAGCTATCGCTCGGCGATCTTTCCGCAGAATGCGGCGCAGAAGCTGGTGGCGGAGCAGTATATCGCCCAGCTCACCCGTGCCCATGCCTTTCCCAAGCCGATCGCGACGAAGATCGAGAGCGGCGGATTCTTCCCGGCGGAGGCCTATCACCAGGATTTCGCGCGGCGGAATCCGAACCACCCGTACATCGTGCGCTGGGACCGGCCGAAGGTGGCGGCGTTCCGGGCGGCGTTTCCGGCGCTGGCCCTATAACCCTTCGTCACCCCGGCCTTGTGCCGGGGTCCACCGTGCCTCAAGCGCCAGCATTGGCGGCTCCGTGGATGCCGGAACAAGTCCGGCATGACGATCAAATCAGCGCCAATGCACTGAGTTTGCCCGCCAGCTCTGCGGGCATCTCAGCGATGCCTTCCAATGAGCCGGCAAGATCGGACGGAGCGTCCTTGGCTTCGAGATAGCGCCAGCCTTGGTGCGCACGTTTCGGGAGTGGCTGGACGGGGATGAACTGCGGTTCGAGATGGATCGCGATGCGGCCGCCCTCCGCCTCGCCGAAGCCGAGGATCGGCGTGCGGCCGACCAGCTGGTGCTTGAC
Coding sequences within it:
- a CDS encoding pyridoxal phosphate-dependent aminotransferase; amino-acid sequence: MKPSAALGRIQPSATLAMTSRVFELKRQGVDVIGLGAGEPDFDTPEHVKEAGIRAIRDGKTKYTNVDGTPELKQAIVDKFARDNNLTYGTDQVTVNVGGKHTLFNAIVATVDPGDEVIVPAPYWVSYPDVVQFAGGTPVFVEAGVKQGYKLRPEQLEAAITPRTKWVILNSPSNPTGAAYSEAELKALGEVLARHPHVWVFADDMYEHIVYDGFTFRTIAEVCPELYERTLTVNGCSKAYAMTGWRIGFAGGAAWLIKAMAKLQSQSTSNPCSIAQAAAVAALTGPQDFLKERAAAFQSRRDLVVSMLNQATGIHCPRPEGAFYVYPDVSGLIGKTTPGGKAIASDEDLIGYFLDDARVAAVHGAAFGLSPAMRISYATSESALREACERIQTAAAALR
- the msrA gene encoding peptide-methionine (S)-S-oxide reductase MsrA, coding for MRWPLLAGTIAAGVAAMAMPGHAERAVPIPPPARDVVARPGLQNAVLAGGCFWGMEAVFEHVKGVRAVVSGYAGGSRGSASYDQVSTERTGHAEAVRIVYDPKQVSYGTLLRIYFSVAHDPTQVNGQVPDQGPSYRSAIFPQNAAQKLVAEQYIAQLTRAHAFPKPIATKIESGGFFPAEAYHQDFARRNPNHPYIVRWDRPKVAAFRAAFPALAL
- a CDS encoding DUF1489 family protein — its product is MPLHLTKVAYGCDSVAYLRERIAIRAAEGAFVMTTRYLPKRHAEIAGGSLFWIVKHQLVGRTPILGFGEAEGGRIAIHLEPQFIPVQPLPKRAHQGWRYLEAKDAPSDLAGSLEGIAEMPAELAGKLSALALI
- a CDS encoding aminotransferase class IV, with the translated sequence MTRAEGHVLSNIMTALPDIVATMSFDPLGGIADLERHLDGMKEQAEALHYPFNRHMVRNELQAATFRIRYPRRVRLLLGPSGALAIEISPLAVAKERETRL
- a CDS encoding S9 family peptidase, with protein sequence MRLTFAIALLAATPAAAQVTPPAALTADGVPPIPESLTDATRPYLEARSAAVVDWNPIDKSLLISTRFANTAQLHSVAAPLAMRRQISFEADRIAGAHYSKAGDVLVVQKDVGGNEFFQLYTLKDGRLGLITDGKSRNEFGAFSKDGKWVGYSSTRRNGADSDLYVVDPRDPQSDRLVAQVKGGGWSILDFAPDGRRAVVANYISVEKSDLYELDLAGGKLTPLTDLQAKVAYSGAHYAPDGTLWVLSDEGSDFQRLGTLKGGKFAAVAPEPRWDVEEFAIAEDGSFIAYLVNEDGFSRLKLLDPKTGQAREVKLPTGVASGLEIAPWGAVALTLSGPKVPGDAFVVDPRTLAVVQWTESETGGLDPKANADAELVKIRSFDGEEVSGFLLRPDPARFPGKRPLIVNIHGGPEGQERPDYYGTTNYLINELGIAVFYPNVRGSTGFGKRFVGLDNGPFKREDSVKDIGAFLDRLAADPAIDAGRIAVTGGSYGGYMCYATAIRYGARLKGANCVVAISNFVTFLENTQSYRRDLRRVEYGDERDPKQRAKLVEISPLTRVNELRIPLMVVTGANDPRVPASEAEQIVKAVRANGGQVWHLLAADEGHGYAKKANRDFAYLAGLMFWRQTLLGDMPK